One Gammaproteobacteria bacterium DNA window includes the following coding sequences:
- a CDS encoding crotonase/enoyl-CoA hydratase family protein, with the protein MSVPCEKMLPFTLPTYNQLLCDYDSERYAVWHYLNSTPRPCFTPVLLKEMADVQNQVRQHRNQSHEASNSIRYLVLASATRSVFSLGGDLDLFARLINNQDHEGLRKYAHLCIDCVHGYNSHLEQSGMTTIALVQGKALGGGFEAAISCNVLVAERGTQLGFPEILFNLFPGMGAYSFLVRRLNPIQVERLLREGDQYSAEKLYEMGIVDVLAEPGEGVRAVNDYIRRHERVRNGLQAIQQLREWNSPVTRQELLRIADMWVDSAMQITSRDLRTIGRLVSAQSRLNESTQDTMQMAPERRQARDVRRSLVAV; encoded by the coding sequence ATGAGCGTACCTTGCGAAAAAATGCTTCCCTTTACCTTGCCGACGTATAACCAACTCCTTTGTGATTATGATTCTGAACGATATGCCGTATGGCATTATCTCAATTCGACACCACGCCCTTGCTTCACCCCCGTCTTACTAAAAGAAATGGCCGACGTTCAGAATCAGGTACGACAACATCGCAATCAGTCACATGAGGCGTCGAACAGCATCCGTTATCTCGTCCTCGCCTCGGCAACCCGTTCCGTCTTTAGCTTAGGTGGTGACCTCGATCTATTCGCTCGCTTGATAAACAACCAGGACCACGAAGGACTGCGTAAATACGCTCATCTCTGTATCGATTGCGTGCACGGATATAACTCACACCTCGAACAATCCGGCATGACGACTATCGCGCTCGTTCAGGGGAAAGCGCTTGGCGGCGGTTTCGAAGCAGCAATTTCGTGCAACGTCTTGGTTGCAGAACGCGGCACACAACTCGGATTTCCGGAAATCCTCTTCAACCTATTTCCAGGAATGGGCGCCTACAGTTTTCTAGTGCGGCGCCTCAACCCTATCCAGGTAGAGCGCTTACTTCGTGAGGGCGATCAATACAGCGCTGAAAAGCTCTACGAAATGGGAATTGTGGATGTTCTGGCTGAGCCAGGCGAAGGGGTTCGCGCGGTAAACGATTACATCCGGCGACACGAGCGGGTACGAAACGGACTGCAAGCAATACAGCAGCTACGTGAGTGGAACAGTCCAGTAACCCGCCAAGAGTTGCTTCGCATTGCCGACATGTGGGTCGACAGCGCTATGCAAATCACCTCGCGCGATCTGCGCACTATCGGTCGGCTGGTTTCGGCGCAATCGCGGCTCAACGAATCGACACAGGACACGATGCAAATGGCTCCGGAACGCCGACAAGCACGCGATGTGAGGCGATCGCTAGTTGCGGTATAG
- a CDS encoding response regulator, with protein MMSLVLLPLYLVHLLHHRTTTDSQVDDRRKSYDGAIGKVRLFKIFLHRYSSRFVGSIKLTRHDELGREQGQAIVRTVILVCLIIYLTATHYPVSFAAGLPGWLAWLAGFFILSVVMMVFAFRDVTTSIPRRTATNIGDIGTISYLMISTGEAGVPLFVLYLWVTLGNGFRFGLTAMLVSTLLSIAGFSVVVVVSHLWQGQGPLAAGIFGGLVLLPGYAAHLIRQLHQARMRAEEASATKSQFLARMSHELRTPLNGILGATELLEANRRLTPEERSLLGMIRDSAHVSLRQIGDVLDFSKIEAGKLVLERATFDLHEVLRAAADMVRPSAIQKELRLLVRIAPTTPFQLNGDAHRLRDILLNLLSNAVKFTEHGYVSLEVSSSQATASERATVRFEVRDTGIGISPQALERIFLDFTQEDSSTTRKHGGTGLGTTIAKQLVELMGGRIGVQSVKDQGTLFWFEIPFEQQPAVAEEPTLPGTRALLLSVDSLVIKHFSESVESLQGQLVRVTTGEGAITALTRAIHLGNRVQAIFVDASLALQIAGANRFEELCVKAQLANVPAILVSNVVVPEVRQREWGYAAVLPCLAERRLIYAALHASPVPSIAVASNSVVSVAPWLWNQRDGARPRILAVDDNRINLTIVSRMLEQAGYQVDTKQTGEEALDALATNAYRLAILDMHMPVLDGLGVLRRYRLLRGRSRVPVIILTANATLEAQQQSADAGADAYLSKPVAMADLLNLVERLLNENEIQQLPLADEASEAAEAVVLQKEVLAELDRLYHDPRELSRIIEEYAVEGTTLLEKITEACAAHNYAVFCDWVHAFKGNAANVGAVKLMQMCCDAETAGVLEFRRAHDHQLERMQLAFDESLSALRRLVRVGASQDRDEISDRP; from the coding sequence ATGATGTCACTCGTTTTGCTGCCGCTTTACCTAGTGCATCTTCTGCATCACCGCACTACTACAGATTCGCAGGTGGACGATAGACGGAAATCCTACGACGGTGCCATCGGCAAAGTCCGTTTGTTCAAGATCTTTTTGCATCGGTATTCCTCTAGGTTTGTTGGGTCTATCAAGCTCACGCGCCACGATGAGTTGGGGCGCGAACAAGGGCAGGCGATAGTGCGAACGGTTATTCTGGTATGCCTGATCATTTATTTGACGGCTACTCACTATCCAGTCAGCTTCGCCGCCGGCCTGCCTGGATGGCTCGCATGGCTCGCCGGATTTTTTATTCTGTCAGTGGTAATGATGGTGTTCGCATTCCGTGACGTAACCACCTCCATCCCTCGCCGTACCGCCACTAACATCGGCGACATTGGCACGATTAGCTACCTGATGATCTCTACCGGTGAAGCCGGTGTTCCGCTGTTTGTGCTCTATCTTTGGGTCACCCTTGGCAACGGCTTTCGCTTCGGATTAACGGCAATGCTGGTCAGCACCTTGCTCAGCATCGCCGGCTTTTCAGTAGTGGTCGTCGTATCGCATCTATGGCAGGGGCAGGGCCCGCTTGCGGCCGGCATTTTCGGCGGTCTTGTGCTTCTTCCCGGTTATGCCGCGCACTTGATTCGGCAACTGCATCAGGCGCGCATGCGTGCGGAAGAGGCAAGCGCTACCAAGAGCCAATTTCTCGCCCGCATGAGCCACGAGCTACGTACGCCGCTCAATGGCATTTTGGGCGCAACTGAATTATTAGAAGCAAACCGGCGTTTGACTCCTGAAGAACGGTCGCTGTTGGGTATGATTCGTGATTCGGCGCATGTGTCGTTGCGGCAGATCGGCGATGTGCTCGATTTTTCTAAGATCGAAGCCGGGAAGCTCGTGCTAGAGCGCGCCACTTTCGATTTACACGAAGTGCTGCGAGCTGCCGCCGACATGGTGCGACCGTCAGCGATTCAGAAAGAATTGCGTCTGCTCGTGCGTATCGCACCGACCACGCCGTTCCAATTAAACGGTGACGCCCATCGACTGCGCGATATTCTGCTCAATCTGTTATCCAATGCCGTTAAATTTACCGAACACGGCTATGTCAGTCTGGAGGTCAGCAGCAGCCAAGCCACGGCGTCTGAACGAGCGACTGTACGTTTTGAGGTGCGCGACACCGGCATCGGTATTTCGCCGCAGGCATTGGAACGCATCTTCCTCGATTTCACTCAGGAGGACAGCAGCACCACGCGCAAACATGGTGGAACTGGCTTAGGCACCACGATTGCCAAGCAGTTGGTGGAATTAATGGGTGGTCGCATCGGTGTGCAGAGCGTAAAGGATCAGGGCACGCTATTCTGGTTCGAAATTCCCTTTGAGCAGCAACCAGCCGTGGCCGAGGAACCGACGTTGCCTGGCACTAGGGCGCTGTTGCTTTCTGTGGATTCGCTCGTCATCAAACATTTCTCGGAATCAGTGGAGTCACTGCAAGGACAGCTCGTCCGGGTGACGACGGGCGAGGGCGCGATTACCGCGCTTACGCGAGCAATACATCTGGGCAATCGGGTGCAGGCTATTTTTGTCGATGCCTCACTCGCCTTGCAAATTGCGGGCGCCAATCGATTCGAGGAGTTGTGCGTGAAGGCGCAGCTCGCCAATGTCCCCGCCATTCTTGTCAGTAATGTTGTCGTGCCAGAAGTACGGCAACGTGAGTGGGGATACGCGGCGGTCCTACCGTGCCTTGCCGAACGACGACTTATCTATGCAGCGTTGCATGCATCGCCGGTACCAAGCATCGCCGTTGCCAGCAATAGTGTGGTGAGTGTTGCGCCTTGGCTGTGGAACCAACGTGACGGCGCGCGTCCGCGTATTCTTGCAGTTGACGACAATCGAATAAATTTAACGATTGTTAGCCGGATGTTGGAGCAAGCGGGTTACCAGGTTGACACTAAACAGACAGGCGAGGAGGCGCTCGACGCATTGGCGACTAACGCTTATCGTCTGGCGATTCTCGATATGCATATGCCGGTGCTCGATGGGCTCGGTGTGTTGCGTCGTTACCGGTTGCTCCGCGGACGGTCGCGCGTGCCGGTGATTATTCTTACAGCAAATGCAACCCTGGAAGCGCAGCAACAATCGGCGGATGCAGGAGCGGATGCCTATCTGTCCAAGCCAGTGGCGATGGCCGATCTGCTGAATTTGGTTGAGCGGCTCCTCAATGAAAACGAAATTCAACAACTGCCTTTGGCCGACGAGGCGAGCGAGGCAGCAGAAGCGGTCGTGCTGCAAAAGGAAGTGTTGGCAGAGCTGGATCGTTTGTACCATGATCCGCGTGAGTTGAGCCGTATTATCGAGGAGTACGCCGTCGAAGGTACGACGCTGCTGGAAAAAATCACCGAAGCCTGTGCCGCACACAATTACGCCGTCTTTTGCGATTGGGTGCATGCATTCAAAGGGAACGCCGCGAATGTAGGTGCCGTCAAACTGATGCAGATGTGTTGTGATGCTGAAACCGCCGGCGTTCTTGAATTCAGGCGTGCACACGATCATCAGCTCGAACGCATGCAGCTCGCTTTCGATGAGTCCCTGTCGGCATTGCGAAGGTTAGTTCGGGTGGGGGCATCTCAGGATAGAGACGAGATTTCTGATCGCCCGTGA